ATAATCATACAGCTCCTTTGATTTTCGAAGGTCTTCCCCGCTTCCCACGCTAACCTGCACTAATAATTAACTCTTACGCGATCATACAATTATTATGTTACTATGAGTAGTCACGTGACACTCGCCTTTGGGGTGAATTTGACCCCAGGGTAGGTGTGAGAGTAACGCCTACTACACAAATGCAACTGGACCACGGCGTGAGTAAAGAGGGCTCCCATGTCGGAGCGAGCGCAGATTCATAAACCATCTAATCAGTGAAGCCAGGACTTTTAAACTTAAGTTTGAGAGACGTCACATTTCggtttcagaatcagaatcctttCATTTACCAGGCACAAAAaagtacaaggaatttgttttggtgcAGGTGGTGGCATGAAGCGTACGATTAAATGTACGATCGAGAAAAACAAGTACAAGAccaacaataaatataaaaaaagtaaaataggGAATACAAATAAAGATGTTCAAATAGCCTATATGTACGTGTGGAAGTACAAGGTGAGACACCTAGACGCAGGGTTTGGTGGGAAGTTATAAATATTTGCTGCCCATAAAGATTCAGTCTCTTTCTGACTGTTGACGAGATATGACAGTTGGACACGCGCTCTCCTGAGATACCGGGGGTTAGCTACCGCGGGACAGAGCTGAGTGTCAAGATAGGCGGCTGGTGGCAGCAGCCGTGAGCACCGACATGCTTCGTTACACCTGTCACACCAACCATCGCTCCAGTTTCCTGGGCTGGTTTACATGACCAATAAAGATCAAAGTCAAATTCTATCCTTCCAGCTATCTGTCCGTCCACCTTCCAATGACTTATCCGGTACAGGATGGGGGGAGGGATCTGATTGTTAAGTTAAATATTTCGTACTTAGGTAGAGGAGCGAGGACTCCAGAATGAGGAAGAGACTGAATGAAGGCTGAAGACCTTGATTTCAAAGGCTATTGAGACTGTCGTGATTGCAACTGCAATCAGTACCTGGTGCCAATGCAAATAGGCTTTTCACCAACGCCTCATTCAGGCTCGAGATTAAATGTTCTGCACAggacctgttttttttcccttaatcctgcaaAGAAAGGGTGGCTAAAGACAGTTTTTTTCTCCAATTCTGTCCAGAGGGATAGATGCTTTCTCTACCATGAGCCTAAAGGGAGACAAGGAAGTAGAAGGACAAGATGATTGATCTCGGTTTCTATTGTAACAGGAGAACAGACGTAATTAAAAGTGATTGGTGTGGTGGGCCAGGCGTTGCTGCGAGGAGAGATGTGCAGTTATTCATGGTGCATGGACAGTTTTCTGGTCCAATAATGAGGTGCAATATACACCGTAAATGAAGAAGCTTTTCATAATCGGCAGCTTGTCACAGGAACTCACAAGGCTGGTTGAAAGACAGATGGTTTCTGTTGCTCCAAGGATGGGAAACCCAAGCCAGGCAGTCTGGTGTGGAAAGGAAGACCTGGAAGTCCAAGACCTCCTTAGCATAAGCTGGGATGTCAGCCTGTGTTTGAGGTATAACAAACAAACCCTCTGTGGCCCTTAATTCCCTTACAGCCGACGGAGGACAAGATTAGAGCAGTAATCCACCTGAAGCCTAAACAGACGTGAAACAGGAGGCCTCCCATTCTTTCAGAGGGCCGGACCCTGGGCCCAAACTGCGTGACGCAGCAGCGCTAGCTCACTACAGGCTACCAATGATGGATGCAGCGCTTGCAGCAAAACAGATTATGCAACCGCCCATGCGAGCTCTGTAGATGATCTCATGGCTCCATATGGGAAGTCGACCGCGAGCGATGTCTGTTTCGATAGCCCCTCAGCACGGAGCGTTTAATGGCCGCCGGCGGACCTGGCCGTTCTCGGAGGGAAGCGGCGAGGTGTGACGGCTGGACTGCGGGGCAGCTTGACACGGGTGGGGGGCAGATGGCCCCTTATTTGTCATTCACATCTAATGAGACTCCCTTTGATGAATAATGAGAAGCCTTTTAGAGCCAAGCTTGGACCTGTGGCAGTAGCTGTCGCTCACCGTTAAACGATCCTATCTTATATCGAAGGGAAGCGAAAGTGGACGCAGGTTAACCTCCATAATTTGGTCAGCAGCTGCTTACGCAGGTGGGGAAAGTCTAGAGATGAAGTGGTTTAAATCAGGAGCAGCGTCGCACTTATTCCCGTGCATCCATAAAGCCGAAAGGTTTGACGAGGAAAGCCCCCCTTAACCTCCCTCTAATGAAGGCCAGAGTGTAGATCATGAATCTCCATCAGCGCTTGCTTGTTGAGCGCCACGGTGCCCAGCTGATGGATTAGTTCTGCCTCAACGAGACAGCACTCCGGGAATCCTGGAATCACACTAATTGATGCTtctctccagcagggggcgtggaaGACACCGCTGAAATAATGACACAAACAAGGGCACATGCATAGGAAAACACAATTTCGCCACCGTCATGGCCGCTGCTATACGAAATTTTGGAACTGTACTGGCAGCTCCATCAACTCAAGATCAAGGTTTCTATTCAAATGTCAGCATTTAACCTCACATCACACACAGGGAGAGGCAGAGTACAGTCTGTGCACACTCTTTATCGCCAGAGTTACGACTTCCAATAAAAAGATAGGCCAAACGTGACTTTGTCTTAAGAAGTCAGGAGAAATTGTTTCAGTCAAAGAAAAACGCTCTGGTAAGTCTGCTGCAGAGGGCAATCAGGGGCAGTTTGAAGAGCGGGTTGGAATGGAACGCTGACTGACGTTATGGGTTCAGCTATCAAACGGTAGGCCTGAAATCCTAAAATGGTCACACTTTACGCACTACTTGCAGCTCTGTTCATAGTGAGTGGTTCTTTTTTCCATCACTGAGGTGGGCTACCAATGATCTTTTTGAGCCCGTGGCCCGTTTGACCGTGTGATACCTCTTGATCTCCCAGCAGCCTGTGCAAAACCTCCATTCCCCTTTTCTGCTCCTCAGCACTGTCCTCCCTTATACTGCACAacttttaatgttttgttaaatatttgcCAAAGATTGGGTCTCTCCATGTAGATTTTTTGAGGATTTCCCAATGAGACGACCCCTACATACAGGGGCGGGATCACAGGGGCACTAactagctgaaagctgattggctgccagtgccccctcccctgtcactcacagattcaaaacacatcattggctaacGATGAGGTCAGCCCCTCTGTATGATATAAGGCTCTGCCTTAAAAATCCAAGAATCACCCCCGATCTCACCTCCCTATTATCCAGAGAGAGAAACAAGGAATCTAGAATCCTAGAATCTGCTCTACCTGCATATGAGGATAACATGGCAAATAATTCTAATTTAGAATGACCTTCCAGACTGCTATGTAGCTGTTTTATAGGTAGGTGGTTTTATTACAATATTGTATTACAATACAATGTTCCACTGTGTTTGTAAGTATTCATAGTGGTATGTTTGATACATCTTTGATGTCTCTGTCATTGTTATATTCCAAGAAGTGAAAGCTGATGTATTAAATAGAACTTGGGAAAGGAGAGAGATCACCAAGGATCGGGGCAACACAGTAAATTATAAATGACAGCTCAAGTGCATCCCTGAAGAGAACATGAAAGCCAAGCCAATGCTACTGCAGCGGTTCTCTGTGAGGGCAGGGTGCCGTATAAACACTGGCGATCTGGAGCACGTCCTAAGCATTCATTACAAAACGTGTGCAGAAGTAACAGAGAAAAGTCAATGCCTACTGCTGTCCCGGGGAGGCTTTCCGCATTCGTGGCGATACAGAGAGAGGGGTGCCATCACAGTTCTGCCTTGACTTCTGTGAGTGCCATCTGCATAGAGTCAACAGAACCAGGAGAATGTTCTGGAAATTCAGGCCACGTTCTTACAATTCGAACAGAAGAATGGTTTGTTACTGCGACAAAATATGAAGTAATTAATGAGTTCTCAAGTCTATTCATATTCTTTTGGTCAGTTCCACATGTGTGTCAGCATattcagggggtgggggggggcatttgagGCCATCCTGGGTGCCAGGCGATAAAGTGTGAAAGAGATTAAACATGACTGCATGCAAAGCCAACACCCCACTCCAAAACCCGGGTTCACACGTTTCAAATACAGGGCAGGCAAAGGACCAATGGATTCTTTTAGATATGAGGTCACAACTTGCAAACCTTAGGTGCAAAACCTTAAATGGGAACTTGCATTGTTTCCTAAAAACCAATGGGGAAAGTTTGGCCAGCTAAACAACACAACAATCAGATAAACTTGCACCAGGGCTCCTAAAATAGGTTTCTTACAGATTTACATGTACATCTGTTTTATAAACTCACAGTAGCAGAACATTAGTGTAGAAGAACTGCACTTACTAGATTTAGGTACAGCTATTGAGGTTCTAGGTTTTCGTTTTTTCGTTTCACAGTTTCATTATAGGAAAGATGACAAAATTTGActggcccccctcccctgtgtcTTCCAGTCTCGACAGACCCCGGAAGGTGAGTTCCTGCCcttggaccagtgtgagttggACGTGGGCTTTGGGACAGGGGCGGACCAGCTGTTCCTGGTGTCACCTCTCACCATTTGCCATGAGATAAACTCCAAGAGCCCATTCTTCGACCTTTCCCAGCGCTCACTGAGGAGCGAGCAGTTCGAAATCGTCGTCATCTTAGAGGGCATCGTGGAGACTACAGGTAAGGGCCACACCACCATCTACTCTCTTCATTTCCATTCGCCCCGACCTCCTCCACTGAAATAATTTCCTTCTTGATCGTAAATGCTAGAGATGGGAACCGGAATTTCAGCTTAAGTCATTCCAGATGATTCCACTTTCCTATTCCTATCTTCATTTCTGGGCCACACCTCAGTGAAGCACTGGATTTGAATCCTCTGAATACCGTGGTTccttcctgcagtccaaagacatgcatttacgctacctggcatctctaaatcacccatattatataattgtgttgtgcgtgccctgcgatggactggcatcccgttcggGGGTtggccccctgccttgtgtcatgCGCTGCCCCTAATGATCTCCAGGCTCCCCTACAATCAGCATAAACAGCTAGAAGAAACATCTCAATGACAAATGGGGATGGAGCTGAGCAGCATTATTTAATTTCAAACTatatcctgtttaacaaatgaATACACACTTTTTCCGGGGCCTGGGTCTCTCCAGGGAACGTAAATACTCAAACGCTCCACCTGCTCGCCATGCAGAGCGACACCTTCACCCTTTGTTTTCGTCCTTGCTGCTCCTCTTCACTCCTCCGTCCTCGATGGGGGAACCACAAGACCATTCATAACCTCGCAGGTCCGCTGGGAAACTACTCCCGGGGGGGGAacagcccctgcccccccaaagGTGTGTACTAGAGACAGATCGAACGTGAAATCCTTTTAGAAGTTCTTCAGCAAAGTACTGAAGGAGTTCTCTGCTGTCTAAACATTCATGGGGGGTTCCATGTTGCTTTTGCGGGGATGGATTAACAGGGgtcaagcacacacacacacagtcaccataGATCATTAAGCAGAAGGTcagaggtcccccccccccccaagttaaCATTGGATTATTCATGGAGTGTAATCGGAGGTTTAGGGGCAGCCGGTAGCACGGCGAAAAACAATGGACACGCATGGCCAAAACCGGCTGGGCAGATCTGACAGAGGCCGGCTCAGGGCTGTGATGAAATAGCGAGGAGTGACAGCGTCACAGCAGCACTGGCGGATTGTCACTCTATCCGTAAAAATTCCCAGTGGCTTAATCTCCTTTTTCAGTGTCTGCTCAGCCCTCTCAACAATTTCTCCTCCCAGTGAGTCTGGATAAATGTCTCCAGACATCAGGACCCGAGCCCCGTCAGACAAAGGCGGCAGGTTGCCCTCTGAGTGCCAGGAAATCTCAAACAAAAAGGTCAGAAACTTATTCCTCATGAGCGTAAATAAGACTGAAGTCAGTCACCCAGAGCTCAAATCATCTGTCACccaattcattttttaaatactgagTTTTGTCCTGGAAATGCATATATTTCAAATTTCTTATAACTTCCCGTTGGAAACCCGTATATTTCATATTCCCAATGAATTTCCCATTGAACTGTCGATAAAAACAGCATTTAGTCGACTAACCAAGCAACTTAAAGAGAAATATATTTGAGGATATATGACCTAGTCTTTATAAACTATACAAGAAATCAGTAGTCTATagtctaaacaagaaatcaaaGTGTTTCATATTTGTAAGAACTGTGaaatgtgactgcaaagcaTTTGCATAAATAACTGTTTTTATAATTGGTTTTGCTTCCTGATGTTGGCCaatctagtgtaagtaataCTCAGAGGACATTATGGTCAATTGTGGcccccctaacagaacaactggccccagtGTTCCCCGACCTCAGTTGAAATGGTCTACAATCGCAAATTGAAGTCAAATTTCAAATAAATCCAGGATATAACCATCTTTTACATTTAACCTTCAGAATCTCATACCTCCTTTTGCAGATATAAGACATCTAATTTTTAAAAGGCTTTAATGTATAGTACAACCTTGGAACTCGAACACCTCTTAACTCGACCAACTCGGACATCGAACAggtctgttgaatttttttcgACTTGTACCTTGACCGAATTCTTGGAACTCGACCATTCTTCCTACTAAAACTTGTGTGGGTCGAGATGCGTTCAGCTCTACCAGGTCGGTCGAGAAAAATATAACCATAACTCGACCAAAAACTCAGaacaagacaaaacaaaacagacctgctaaaGCTTGTACAGGTAGAGACGCGTTTCTGATGGGCTGAAACGAAGGCAAACGGACCTACTGGGATGCTGATGGCTCGTGGTTCCTCTCAAGTTTGATGTGCGaaagctgtgttcctgtgttcGGTGTGAATTTTTTGTGCTTTaactacagtacatttagtgatacagtaatcgtggcccctaagaaagtgagcagtgacagcagcaaaCCGAAGAGGAAAGTAGTGAGAGTAACTGTGGAACcaaaaaaggaaattatagtGAGACTTGAAGGTGGTGCACGTGTGTCTGCTCTCACTTCAGAGTACTGGGTTGTCGTTTATTTCAAGTTTTTTGCTTTTGTATCTGTGCTTTTCATGTGTgcattagttttatattgattgttaatgctttttatcattagtttGGTAGATAGGTTTAAATCAgcaatcatttgggggtctgggatggattaaattcatttacattatttcttatggggagaTGCGACTCGgacctcgaccaaatcgcaagtcgaccagccttctggaacaaATTACGTTTGTGTTCCAAGGCACCGCTGTACGCTAAAAGAGTCCGCTTTGTTTCCCAAAAGCAGATGTTTTTAAGCAGTAACAGACAGAAGTGGGAGGAAAGTGCAGGAGGAGCACAAATCGGACTCCTCACCTTCCGAGCCGTGCGATCTTTATAATCAGGCACTCTCTGGGCACCTCATTCGCCATGGTCACGGGCCCAATATCTGGTATTAGGCTCCCAAAGCTCGCATTTCCAGAAAGGTCACAAGGCAGGAGTTTCACATGTTCGACAAGTACGAACAGGCAGGTGTGAGAAATACAGAATGTGGGAAGGGGACCGGTtacagcatgggggggggggggggggcagactgaggGATCTCAGCGGCCTGGTCACTCATTCCAGTTTCTAATGGTTTGATCCGCCAAGGGGGAGCCAAAGGTGTCAGAGgcttaataaattacataaaaccAATCAatgtgcaaccccccccccccccagcgggaTACTGCAGCCCAGGCCCGATCCACTAGCCTGGTGAAACTGTTAAATTTCCCCAGAGGGGCTCCAAGTCAGGGGCTATTTTAATGATCATCTGGGCAATCCAGTGAGacctgtggggggtggggggtgtgaatATCAGACCGAAGAGCAAATGCATTTGGACggattatttaaattttttatttggtttctaaaaacaaaaaatgaaaaagtaatCTTGAGTGTCAGTCAACTGCAggccacacaaacacaaaaacaaggcATACCTGGTTTAAACAATTGACCAGGCTTatgttaattaaattaatggGGGGAGAAAATGGAAAAACCCACTCAGCAAATGTTAGGCTCAGCACCGCACCTTTGGTTCAGGCCCCTGAAAAGAGTTAGGCCGGCCttgggggcggggaggggggggggcatagcaTGCTGAGGGTTGACGACTGATGGCTACAGAGAGAGGGAAGGGTAACCCAGTGTTACCCCCCAATCAGCAACAAGGGAGGGACTGTGTAAAGTGGCACCCTTGTGCTTTGTCCCGTGTTGACCGCAGGTATGACGTGCCAGGCTCGGACGTCCTACACGGAGGACGAGGTGCTCTGGGGTCACCGCTTCCTGCCGGTCATGTCCCTGGAGGAGGGCTTCTTTCGGGTGGACTATTCCCAATTCCACAACACCTTCGAGGTGCCCACACCCGCCTACAGCGTGAAGGAGCACGACGAGAAGGCCTCGCTGCCCTCGCCGCTGGTCACGCCCACCCTGGGCGAGGGGCGGGGCCGGCCGGACCGCGTCTTCTCGGCGGACGGGCTGGACGCGGCGGATGAGCGGCCGGTGGGGGCCAGGCTGCCCAGCAAGCTACAGCGTATGAGCACCTCGGGGAAGGACGAGCTGCAGCGCAAGGTGCTGAAGTTGAGCTCGCACCAGGCCGAGAAGGCCTCCAGCACCGGGGACTTGCCGCTCAAGCTGCAGCGCCTGGGTTCCGCGCCGGCCCAGGGCGACGCCGAGGACAGGCTCCAGCTCCGGGCCCTCCGTGTCGACGTCGGGCCCATGACCCAGTCCACTGGCGACCTCCAGCACCACCCCCCGCCCTCCCTGCACTGTCCCACCC
This genomic window from Paramormyrops kingsleyae isolate MSU_618 chromosome 22, PKINGS_0.4, whole genome shotgun sequence contains:
- the kcnj19a gene encoding G protein-activated inward rectifier potassium channel 1 produces the protein MSALRRKFGEDYQVVNTNRGAAFAAPVKKKRQRFVDKNGRCNVQHGNLGGETSRYISDLFTTLVDLKWRWNLLIFILTYTVAWLVMASMWWIIAYIRGDLNQGHDQSYTPCVANVYNFPSAFLFFIETEATIGYGYRYITEKCPEGIILFLFQSLLGSIVDAFLIGCMFIKMSQPKKRAETLMFSQDAVISQRDGKLCLMFRVGNLRNSHMVSAQIRCKLIKSRQTPEGEFLPLDQCELDVGFGTGADQLFLVSPLTICHEINSKSPFFDLSQRSLRSEQFEIVVILEGIVETTGMTCQARTSYTEDEVLWGHRFLPVMSLEEGFFRVDYSQFHNTFEVPTPAYSVKEHDEKASLPSPLVTPTLGEGRGRPDRVFSADGLDAADERPVGARLPSKLQRMSTSGKDELQRKVLKLSSHQAEKASSTGDLPLKLQRLGSAPAQGDAEDRLQLRALRVDVGPMTQSTGDLQHHPPPSLHCPTPGLAASGRPENSLPAKLRRMNADR